The following coding sequences lie in one Notolabrus celidotus isolate fNotCel1 chromosome 20, fNotCel1.pri, whole genome shotgun sequence genomic window:
- the crb3a gene encoding LOW QUALITY PROTEIN: protein crumbs homolog 3a (The sequence of the model RefSeq protein was modified relative to this genomic sequence to represent the inferred CDS: deleted 1 base in 1 codon; substituted 1 base at 1 genomic stop codon), protein MLDLMKWTQADTPKSQSALTXPCWSKEAMAASPEAMAIPGGVVVGSVLLLVLSNNPVWGNNTSLASETRSNNTTGPNIAAIVAPTVTLGVLAIVLAVVLWLFCVVKKKRQTEGTYRPSAEEQSGTCSMAAPDALKLPKEERLI, encoded by the exons ATGTTGGATCTAATGAAATGGACCCAAGCTGATACTCCAAAGTCTCAGTCTGCCCTCACTTGACCTTGCTGGTCC AAGGAAGCGATGGCAGCCAGTCCAGAGGCGATGGCCATACCTGGAGGAGTCGTGGTGGGGAGTGTTTTACTGCTGGTGCTAAGCAATAATCCTGTATGGG GAAATAATACCAGTCTTGCAAGTGAAACCCGGTCCAATAATACCACG GGACCCAACATTGCAGCTATTGTTGCCCCCACGGTCACCCTGGGTGTTTTGGCCATAGTCTTGGCTGTTGTCTTATGGCTCTTCTGTgtggtgaagaagaagagacagactgAAGGGACATATAGACCCAGTGCTGAAGAACAGTCTGGTACTTGCAGTATGGCGGCACCAGATGCATTGAAGTTACCAAAAGAAGAAAGACTCATATGA